In Deltaproteobacteria bacterium, the sequence CCGTCCGCACTCGAGCCTCGGCAATCTCACGCCGGCAGAGTTTGCCGCGCGAGGTCGATCAACAGAGCAACCAGGGGCCGTTCTCTAGAGACCGTTGGTCCGAGAAATGCCAGCAGGTCACACGAGCAGCGCCCACGCGAGGAGCGGCAGCGCGCCGAACGTCGGCTCGTGCGCGGCGTCGTCCGCGGTGTCTTGCGGGAGCCCGCGACGATTGCGCCAGCCGAAGAGCGCGCCGCCGACGGCCGCCCCTGCGATCGCGGCGGGCCCGAAATCGTCGCCGGTGAGCGGGCTCGCGGTGACGAGCGCGCCGACACCGGCGGCGATCGCGAGCTCTCGCATGAGTCGTTGGTGGCGCACGGTTCCTCTTCGGCGGTGCGAATGCGGCGGGTGAGACGGCGCGCTCAGTCTCCGAAGCGACCCAGCACATAGGCCGCGAGCGCGCGGCGCCCGGCTTCATCGAGCGGCGGCGCGGGCATCGGCGGCGTGGGCGCGGCGAAGAACGTCGTGAGGGAGTCGAGGTCGAAGCGCGCGTGGAGCGCCGTCAGCGGCTTGGTGACCATGCCCGGCGCGGCGACGGCGACGTCGTGGCAAGTGGCGCATGCGTTCGCACCCCACGCAGCTTCGCCCTGCGCGATGAGCGCCGCGCGCTCACTCGGGTCGAGCGCGGCGAGGGAATCGCGCCCGGCTGCGGCGGCTGCCTGAGGGGCGGGCGCAGCGCCGCCTGCGGGTCCGGTCCCCTTCGGGCGAATCGCATAGATCGCGCCGCCGTAGTCGTCCGACACGTAGATCGTGCCGCTGTTCGGCGCTTCCACGACATCCACCGGCCGCCCGAAGACTTCGTCGTCGACGAGAAAGCCGCTGAGGAAGTCCTCTTGCGTAACCGCGCCGGCAGCGTCCCAGCGCAGCGCGACGACGCGGTATCCGTCCTTGCGCGTGCGGTTCCAGGAGCCGTGCAGCGCAGCGAGTGCGACGCCGCGGTGGCTCGCCGGCTGCGCCGGGTGCGCCAGGAACGTGATCCCGAGCGGCGCGTTGTGCGCGTTGAACGCAAATGCCGGCGGGATCGAGGCGGCGATGCGCGCCTCCTGGCCGGCGCCGAGATCTGGGTCCGCGATCCGGTCCCCGTTCGCGACCGGCCAGCCGTAATCCCCGCCGCGCACGACGCGGTTCAGCTCGCAGGGCGGGAAGTCGTCGCCGAGCAGGTCGCGGCCGTTGTCGGTCGCGAACAGCTCGTTCGTCACCGGCCGCCAGGCGAAGTCCACGGCGTTGCGCAGCCCACGCGCATAAAGCTCGTAGCCGCTGCCGTCCGGCGCGTACCGCAGCATCGCGGCGCGGCGCTCGTCGTCCTCGAAGCACACGTTGCAGCTCGACCCGACCGTCACGTAGAGCATCCCGTCGGGCCCGATGCCCACGTTGCGCGACCAGTGATTGCCACCCTCCGGCAGTCCGGACACCACGGTCTCCAGGGCGCCGTCGATCGCGCCCGTCGCGACGTCGAAGCGCACCCGGCCCACGGAAGCCGCCTCGCCGACGTAGAGCCAGCCGTCCGGCGACAGCGCGAGGCCGTGGGGGCGCGAGAGGCCGGTCAGCAAGTCCCGGACGGAGTCCGGCGCGCCGTCCTCGTTCTTGTCGCGCGACAGCAGCACCACGCGCCCCTCGCGGGGAATCGAGCCGATCAGGTCGCCGCGCGGCGTGGCCACCAGCATCCGCACGCCCGGGACCACGGAGTACAGCGAAACCTCGTATCCGCTCGCGACCTTCAGTCGCCGGGCGCCCTCCGCGCTGGGCGGCTCGCCGCCCCAGCCGAACAGCGAGTTCATGATCGGGGCATTCACGGCGAACCTGTCGCCGCAGCCGCCGAGGACCGACACGAGAGAGATCACGAGGAGCCAGCGGGTTCGCATAGGCCGCGCAGCATACCGGCGCAAATCCGAGGGGTTGGCGGTTGACACCTGCCGCCTCGAACGAAAAACTGCGCCTCCTTTCGGCGGGCCCTGCCTGGGCTCGCCCGGCACCCGGGGCCGCTCCGCCGGCCCACGTTCGCGAAGGAATCGTCATGGCTCAGCGCATTCGCAAAGGCGACCTCGTTCAGGTGATCGCCGGCAAGGAACGCCGCGACAAGAAGCAAGGCCGCGTGCTCGAGGTCGACCCCGTCGCCGGGCGCGTGCGCATCGAGGGCGTTCGCATTCAGAAGAAGCACCTGAAGCCGCAGCGCAGCAAGAAGAACCCCGCGGGCGGCATCATCGAGCGCGAGGGCTTCATCCACGTCTCGAACGTGATGCTGGTCGACCCGAAGACGGGCAAGCCCGGCCGCGTGGGCTTCGAAGTTCGAGACGGCAAGAAGGTGCGCGTGTTCAAGAAGAGCGGCGAAGTGCTCGCCGAGCC encodes:
- the rplX gene encoding 50S ribosomal protein L24, with the translated sequence MAQRIRKGDLVQVIAGKERRDKKQGRVLEVDPVAGRVRIEGVRIQKKHLKPQRSKKNPAGGIIEREGFIHVSNVMLVDPKTGKPGRVGFEVRDGKKVRVFKKSGEVLAEPARK
- a CDS encoding PQQ-dependent sugar dehydrogenase — encoded protein: MRTRWLLVISLVSVLGGCGDRFAVNAPIMNSLFGWGGEPPSAEGARRLKVASGYEVSLYSVVPGVRMLVATPRGDLIGSIPREGRVVLLSRDKNEDGAPDSVRDLLTGLSRPHGLALSPDGWLYVGEAASVGRVRFDVATGAIDGALETVVSGLPEGGNHWSRNVGIGPDGMLYVTVGSSCNVCFEDDERRAAMLRYAPDGSGYELYARGLRNAVDFAWRPVTNELFATDNGRDLLGDDFPPCELNRVVRGGDYGWPVANGDRIADPDLGAGQEARIAASIPPAFAFNAHNAPLGITFLAHPAQPASHRGVALAALHGSWNRTRKDGYRVVALRWDAAGAVTQEDFLSGFLVDDEVFGRPVDVVEAPNSGTIYVSDDYGGAIYAIRPKGTGPAGGAAPAPQAAAAAGRDSLAALDPSERAALIAQGEAAWGANACATCHDVAVAAPGMVTKPLTALHARFDLDSLTTFFAAPTPPMPAPPLDEAGRRALAAYVLGRFGD